The window TCTAATAGTTTTCAAATCAATGTAAACTCAGGTTGGGGCAAATCACTAAATGAGGaccatgcgccaaataatgtCACCAAACAATAATCTCTTAATCTACCTCTGAaatcaaaaagaaataatattgCTAAATTTTCAGATGGTGTAAAATCAATTTCGATTTATACGTAATTACCAATCGCGTTAACCTGCCAAATGAAATACGAAAACTGGGTAAGTTTTCTATCAAATACTATGTTGCAGAATTATCTGTAAACTAAAAATTAAGAGAAAGTTCACGCAGTTTTCAACAATAAAACTACCGTATACCCCTACATTTTCTCTATGAATTGTTCTAGAAGATCAAGTTACTGAGAGCATTGTTTTTGGCATGgtatcaataaaattaaattaaattttgttcagtaaaaactaataaatttaaaattagtaTTTTACATTTAAGTTGATTACACGATTAATTagcaattgaaattataaCTCATTAAATGTAACAgttcattatatttttagaTGTTCACGGTGCTATAAATGACGTCGTATAATGCTAATTCGTATTGTCCAACcttcaaaaatatcaatgGAAACAATTGTGTGATAAATGGTGACTtcgatttcattttacttCACACCGTATCAATCAATGATATACGGTCTCTCGTTTCTATGGAAAACAATTGAATGCAGGTATCCTATCGCCATAATTTTATGTATCTCATGCATGAACGTATGACGTATATTAAATATCAACGATTCAATTACAGTCCTTCCATCAGTGACCGTGCTCTCTTCAGTTCTGCAATAAGTCAAGTAAATTAAATGACACCTCGGACTtgagataattttcaatgtaaaaaattatttaatattcgcTTGTGCAAAAGATACtttgtatttgaatttaattacagtCATTACGCACCTGCAAGCAATACCGGAATGCTTTCTTTGGGTATCGTGACTTTGTTGGTTTCCTCTTTTCCAGCGGTGTCGCTAGTTTGGAATGCTATTTTTACGAATGGTGATGTTTTCTCGTTCTCCAATGTTTCGATGAAAGAAAGACGTTTGACTGTAAACAATTCTTCATTGATCGATCGAAATTTGACAATGAATAACAATTCGTGAGGTATTCCCTtctaaattaatcaattttgatcgtcagaattttttattttattaaatttttagatgGCCACAGCATCTCCAAAACTCCTATTTCTTTTTAGCGTGTAATCGCTTTTACAAACATTCAAACCGTCTCACAGTTCCaacatatttcaaattctcgatagtttctcaaaatgatcattttttgATTCGATTACCTTGATCCATTGATCTGTGAGTTGCTTATTCTCCAAAGCGcggaaataaatcgaaagaaaaaacacgtgCACCGTGaaagtaattataaaataatcgGAACAAAAAGTGCAATTCTTAAGAATTTTCCCAAATATTTTAATAGATGGTAAAACTTtgggaaaattcaaatatttgtaacTTAAACGCGGTTTCATAAAAgtaatcgataaaaattaattgaattcaaatcaaAATCTAAATAGTGACTTTCTCTCTATTTTCATTGTCAAAAGTGGATCACATACATCAAGTCTGAAAACTTTGTATGGATCTCAATTTCGATGCAGGAATAATTCTAAGCAATAGCTACGGTTTTTCGAATGTATTTCAAACTCACGTCTCAAGGACTGCGCAGATAACGTCGCCGTGATTTGGGGGCTGTGTTCCGTGTAAATACGTGCAAGGGTGGTGCTGTGCTCCCGAGGGAGGCCCAGTTGTTGAAGTTCGCTACTCAGGTCGGTCGCCGATACCGCATGACTCGTGGAAGACGAAAGTATTAAGTTTAAAGCAGCAACGATGGCTTTTGCATCTCCAGGCTCTGTATTGGCATAGAAAATgcgcgatgaaaaaattttaagaactCGAAAAGCATTCATTACATATGGATCGTAAAGTATTTGCCGTTCCTAATTGGCGGTCACGTTGTAAAGAGTTAACCAGAtccgtttctttttaaatgtttttcgcGAGCTGGATTCGTGGAAATTAAAAAGCAATCTTGCCTTTCGGAACTCGTTcgatattgaataatatttgagagaaaagaaaatgacacATAGAGATGCTGGAATGTAATTTCACCTTGAACTAAATTCTAGTAAGCGAGAATTGTTCCATTGGATTCTCAAAAAGTCAAACGCAAAATACACGAATACGAAAAAAACGGAACTTTTTATGATCAGTCAAGACACGAATATCGTACCTAATTTTGAATAAGTACTACAGATAATTCGACCGACCATCATCGATACTCCTCAGgagaataattttacaaaattggtTGAAAAGCATTAGTTACGAGCGTGTTGACGTTTTTTCTCCGTCCATCTGTTTTGTAAAGGCTCCAAAACTTGTAACGAAAGAATTTAAATGCCGTTTTTTCGTATAGCTAACGCATGTATTATagaagataaattttcatgaattgtTAATACAAACCTAGCTTTGCGTCCTGCGTGAGTTTCTTCACTTTATCTTCCTGCAACACAAGTCGAATGAACACGagataagtgaaaaaataaaattgtaataaaatagcCTGTTAGTTGTGCTATCGCGAAAAATGTCACTTTGAATACAAAATTCTGGTAAACTTGGTTTTGTATcttgaaattcggtaaaacgaTTTAATACGTCCAAATCATTTCCTATAATAATGATTGCCACCTCACAAAAGATGGCAAATGTATTGCTGTAgctgaattattcaaaaaacttATTTGCAAGGTATAAATTGTACGCAAATGTAGTATCAAATTCGTCATACATGGTAAAGCCAACAAATTGCTAATTCCCTGCGTGTATTTTCACACATACGAATTCGACGTTTGACTATTTTTCGCGGGTAGATATTGTTTGTTGCTgctattcttttcttttttttttttttttttgcttgcttGCCCACGTGGCTATAACGCGATGTCGAAACTCCAAAGTAAAGCAAATAAGTCGTGACATTGAATTGGATGCATTACAGCTAGCGGGAAACAGACCGAAAGGAAACTCGATTGCTTTTGCGTCTTTTGGTTCTTTGCCAGCGCTCTCTGCTTCGCGACTCGCGTGTGATATTGACCAAAACTGATTTCACCTAGGtgggtgtgaaaaatgatatataatgTTCGCATCTCGGGAGTTCACCTAAAAAATAACAGCGCAAACCACACGgtgagaaaaacaataaaatatgataaaagCCATGATGGATACAATCCGACGCACGTATCAAGGTGTACTAATACTGAGTGAATTTCGTATGGTAATAGCATATGTTGCGTGACAAGTGCGGAAAGTGGGCGATTTCGGATGAGTGTGAAGTTTGCAGCATGAGCCAAGGCGAGCGCTGCGATCACACGAGTCAGATATCGCCCATCCTACGTTTGATATCCGCATTTTGTCCAACATCTGCGAAGGAAAGTCTGATTCGAGAAGCAACGAAGCTGCCACTGAAACCGCGCAAAATTTGGGTTAGGCAACTTACGCTCAATGACGCAGTGCGTAAAATTGATTTACTCGAAAGTACGCATGCTCTAAAAAAAGCCCTGGTGCTTCAAATCGAGCACTTCGGTTGTGCGCACGCGCAAACGCCGTTTCATCGCGCTATTTCAACTAagaatcgaattttttaagCAGGTGTTGGACAAAATCATACTTATACGTACCTACACGctgatgaaaatataatacaagtaATTATCACTCTACACacttacaaaattttgtacatgTACGGAACTCACTCTGTAATAACTGGCGAACGTCACGAAAAGCCATAGAGTGGCATTAGGCATAGAAATTTAGAAACGACAAAAAAGAGGGAAGCGGATGTTTCTTCGGTTTTCTGAATATATAGTATCAGCCATCCAATAAGAAGCGCGACAACGATTGTGGTCAGTCTCAAAATACCAACTCGGTAAAGAAAGCAGCTTGCCTTCAAGAACAAGTAGAGGGAAATGATTAATAATTGTTTGGTTAAGTACGCAGCCCTTTTGAATATCGACCAACTCGTTTTCAGAACAATATTGGCAAATGAAACGGTGAAACACAGATTCACAATAACCGGAAATGTCATACGcaaaatgtaatataataacgaACAAACTTTCGAAGCAATGTTTGACGATATTTTCCAAACTCGCGTTGAGACCATAGCAGATTATCTCAGCCTCGCTTTCCTGATCCGCACCAAAATCTATCTCGGAATGATGTTAAATTACATTTGGAGAGAAGTAAATTCCTTAGGCTCGACGTGATGGCTAATTTTCAGGAAATAAACAAAGGATTATGAACGTAGTATATCGCAGGTGAACGGCGATTtcaaatggaatttttttgagGGATTTTGCgctgggtgaaaattttcgataacaCTTGTTATGATTGAAGTACTCAGAACATCGTGTACGACAATTTATTATGACCGATTCAATCACACACTCAGCACACTGTTTCGTCACGATATTTACAAGAGTTTTAAATCATATTCAAcgataattttcgaaactttgagtTTCGGGAACCCGTATATGTGCGTATCTTTACAAACTATAATTCATAACCACGAAGCGGAATTAATTTAGAAGACACGTAAAGAGAGATGATTTGTTGAATTTACCAAGCATAGTGAAAGAAATCTTTTGCTCGTTCCAGTGAATGTGGTTTCACTCAATGACTAAAATTGTTGTTCTCATCAGTTTTTGTTAAAactgagtaaaattttttggtctttTATTCAGGTTTGCAGGATTTTACACGATTTCAGGGATTCCATACAATTTCATAGGATTTCATGCGATGATTTGCATTTGCATTCCATCGGTCGCGAGTCTGTGCGAGTGATGCGATTGAAGTATTCATACTTACTTAAACATCAATATTAGATTCATTAATCGCAattgaattttccaattttctatGCTTTTCATCgacatttctttcatttttcatacgaCTATGATCAAGCGTTAACTACTTTGCCATTGACTTACGTCAAGAGTTCCTTCCGTCAAAGACTTGGCTACGAGTTGTCCGAGAACTTTCATCTTGATGGACGTCTGCGAAAAAATATCCAagataaaagtaaataataatggTATAATGTGGCGGAGccacgaaatgaaattttcccgTCACATCAGGCGAGTTATATATATCCCTAATAAGATAACGTCGACTAAGAATTAGTTGGTCACGTAACAAATAACAAGCCACGGTCaatgatacatatatacacagcGCCCTAAAGGTGTGGGAAATTTATCTTTACGATCATGACCGAAAATCACATGTAACTAgaacagaataaaaaacacaGATTTCCAAAATTACCATTCGAGAAAGCGTATTTATCTCCGCTAGTAGCCAATCGGGGCAATCAGCGTCTCCGAGGAAGCGAAATTTCTGTACAAAAAAACAACGATTAGTCATCCCTCAAAATGAGTCACCCCCAGATTTTTGTGCCATTCGGTTGAACTTCATTTCATCTCATGCGTTACCGTAGTTTAACTTCCAATGGtgagaaaatgaaatcatGAATTCACTGCTTATTTCTTTCGGAAGCAATGTTGCGTTAtctgtaatacgtataattaacCCTACGTGTTTCGTTTACTAATTTTTGACCACTTTTTTGCAGCTCACGctgattatttattgaaaaacgaagaaagtgAAATCCTACAGGACCCTTAACGATACGTTGTACCCAAGAGATGGAATTTACGAGGTTGGGGCGTTTTTTCACCCCCCCTTACCGgaataggtaaaaaaaaaataacgttaccGTTCTAGGGTTAAGTTCCACAGTTTCATGTAAATTACAAAGAAGTTGaagaattaataattcttctcCAGAATGCCATTGAATCTCATATTGTATTGGATgaagttttttattcaccaaAACGAAGTAAGCATAATATTAATTGAGTCTCGTTACAGTCAGAGATATATGAAAAATCTTACCATTTTGTTTTCGTCTTTTTATCTCCAATCGGTTTCTTTCCTCCGGAGGAGGGgaattccttttttctttattcacgCACCGTTGAAAACCTCACCGGAATAATTCTAGAACAATGTGTgaaatcatatatatattaatttcaaatctgtGAGAGAATATCCTTGCAAAATGACTGAACTATAATCGTATGCGTACAGTATAAAGTATGTAATAGGAATAATTGCTTTTCGAGCAATTTCACGTGCGAAAATTAAGTATAAACGAGTAATTTTCACAACGGTACAAGTATGTCGTCGGCTGTTAAATGAGACTCGTTTAATTTTCCCAGCGTCTGCTTATCGTCGTTGGATAATCTATTTCTGTATGGTATAAATTTTGTCTACATATATGAACGAGAGTTCGCGAAACGCGAAACGCGCAACGAGGCAGGCTTTATTATCACGTAACCGCTCGATGAAACGATTTTCGTATCAAATcggttttttcattcaaaaattttagatgATCTCTGGAGATCTCTATGGTGAAAAAAGGccgaaaacaaaatgaaatcaaaaacaCCAAGGTTTTGACATTTTAAAGGTTCTAATTACACCCTTTTTCCCGAAATTgactctacttttttatttaaacaaggcATTAACGTCGATTTATTGCTGcgcaagcgttaaattttcgcaacagttacaagaaaatatagtaacagcgatcgtaacgagaaagaatagtaacggatactagactttccggtaactttctacctagaactatatttttcaattgtggtaaaaaatgaaaatagtcaaggagcgagcggtaaccgaaactaaaaatttctctctgtgTGTCGGAGTCCGTTTATTCTTAAGCAATACTCTTCGCCAGCGTAATAAGCAAACAATTCGCATATTCGTATATGGCATTGCAATATAACCTTTGGACCGCACAGCGGCTGTATACAATCACATCGTTGGTAATGTTTGCTTATAATACAGCCGGGGGCATCGGATTGACGTGGGCCAGGCCCTCGGAGGGTGTATTCCCCGTGCAATCCGTGTGCTCCTCGAACCGCGACTTCTTCACCCGAGGGACCTCGAATCCTGCTCTTATATACCCGGACGAGTCAGGAACTTCAGACACTCTTGCGAAAACGAGCGGACGGACGGATCGCTTCCAACAGGTGGACTGCGCCCTGCAACAGGTAGGCCGGCTGCTGTTGAAACCATATCACCCTTTTCCCTTTCACCCTTTTTCGAATCACTGCATACATCTTTGTTCACCATCGCTAATTCATGACCGTTGAATAActaagaataattttcgagAGACAGCGATAAGAAGTTATCGTAAGTTTCCACGTCTAGAACAATGACGGAGtaccaattttttgaatcttcAACTCTTGAGAAAGTAGTcattgttcatatttttaaattgaagtttcgatcctgaatatttttactcgcTCTCTCACATAAATTCCAGTTGTCCAAACCGGGTCTTGTTAAAATGATGTCAAAATGATGAAAAGGACTAAAgatgtttcaattttgataCAAGTCAACGAATCGTTATGAATTTGATAAGGAatgatcgatattttttctttccagaATGAGGGAACTACTAGTAACGATCACCCTCCTGTTTGTGGTGTCGTCTGAAGAATTCGAGGTCAGTATGATATACTTGCTTCTGCAAAAATGTTTCGGTTCGTAATTTACTCAcgttttccgaaaaaaatattcaaacaatattattaaaatccATGATAGGCGATTTTTAAAGAACTCATTGTCGAATAAAATAGGCAATGATCAACTCGAATCTATAGTGCGAACTTCACTTTGTCATTgtcgagaggaaaaaaaatttgtttcacaaTCAGTAAATTTGTACGAATCAGTCTTCCAAACAAAACGACTCATCGTGGAGGGAAATTAGACGAGtcta is drawn from Neodiprion fabricii isolate iyNeoFabr1 chromosome 3, iyNeoFabr1.1, whole genome shotgun sequence and contains these coding sequences:
- the LOC124178921 gene encoding COMM domain-containing protein 4 isoform X1, with the translated sequence MKFRFLGDADCPDWLLAEINTLSRMTSIKMKVLGQLVAKSLTEGTLDEDKVKKLTQDAKLEPGDAKAIVAALNLILSSSTSHAVSATDLSSELQQLGLPREHSTTLARIYTEHSPQITATLSAQSLRLKRLSFIETLENEKTSPFVKIAFQTSDTAGKEETNKVTIPKESIPVLLAELKRARSLMEGL
- the LOC124178921 gene encoding COMM domain-containing protein 4 isoform X3, with protein sequence MTSIKMKVLGQLVAKSLTEGTLDEDKVKKLTQDAKLEPGDAKAIVAALNLILSSSTSHAVSATDLSSELQQLGLPREHSTTLARIYTEHSPQITATLSAQSLRLKRLSFIETLENEKTSPFVKIAFQTSDTAGKEETNKVTIPKESIPVLLAELKRARSLMEGL
- the LOC124178921 gene encoding COMM domain-containing protein 4 isoform X2 — translated: MPNATLWLFVTFASYYRVSSVHVQNFEDKVKKLTQDAKLEPGDAKAIVAALNLILSSSTSHAVSATDLSSELQQLGLPREHSTTLARIYTEHSPQITATLSAQSLRLKRLSFIETLENEKTSPFVKIAFQTSDTAGKEETNKVTIPKESIPVLLAELKRARSLMEGL
- the LOC124178921 gene encoding COMM domain-containing protein 4 isoform X4; this encodes MVSTRVWKISSNIASKEDKVKKLTQDAKLEPGDAKAIVAALNLILSSSTSHAVSATDLSSELQQLGLPREHSTTLARIYTEHSPQITATLSAQSLRLKRLSFIETLENEKTSPFVKIAFQTSDTAGKEETNKVTIPKESIPVLLAELKRARSLMEGL